A genomic stretch from Desulfuromonas acetoxidans DSM 684 includes:
- the amrA gene encoding AmmeMemoRadiSam system protein A: MEELLSTKEQAILLDIARTAIVSHVRHSEVCVVPREERRLNIKRGCFVTIKQDGNLRGCIGNFQSEIPLFKEVSQMAVASSSNDPRFYPMKEEDLDNFSLQISVLSPLVKIATPDDIEVGKHGIYMEKSHYRGVLLPQVATENRWDRTTFLSQTCLKAGLPPEAWQDGDTDIYIFSAQIFGEEH; encoded by the coding sequence GTGGAAGAGTTACTCAGCACCAAGGAGCAGGCGATTCTTCTTGATATCGCTCGAACAGCCATCGTCAGCCATGTGCGCCATTCGGAGGTCTGTGTCGTGCCACGGGAAGAACGACGCCTGAACATCAAGCGCGGCTGCTTTGTCACCATCAAACAGGACGGCAACCTACGCGGTTGCATCGGCAATTTCCAATCGGAAATTCCGCTCTTCAAAGAAGTTTCACAAATGGCCGTTGCCTCATCGAGTAACGACCCGCGTTTTTACCCCATGAAAGAGGAGGATCTGGACAATTTCTCACTGCAGATTTCAGTCCTGTCTCCACTGGTAAAAATCGCCACCCCGGACGACATTGAGGTGGGTAAGCACGGCATTTACATGGAAAAAAGTCATTACCGCGGAGTCCTGTTGCCACAGGTGGCGACGGAAAACCGCTGGGATCGCACCACCTTTCTCAGCCAGACCTGCCTCAAAGCCGGTCTGCCGCCGGAGGCCTGGCAGGATGGCGATACCGACATCTACATCTTCAGCGCCCAGATTTTTGGCGAAGAGCACTAA
- a CDS encoding nitrous oxide-stimulated promoter family protein: MTSAKRLAKDEKVLRVFIATFCRQNHLNAGVSVAREDQGRHYCTECAELLDYALQRLQRCPLNPKPACKDCPVHCYRPQMRERIRQVMKFSGIHFVKRGRLDWLWHDFF, from the coding sequence ATGACTTCTGCGAAGCGGCTTGCCAAAGATGAAAAAGTGCTGCGTGTCTTCATTGCCACGTTTTGCCGACAGAATCATCTCAACGCAGGTGTCTCTGTTGCACGCGAAGATCAGGGCCGGCACTATTGCACTGAATGTGCTGAGTTGCTGGATTATGCGTTGCAACGCTTGCAGCGGTGTCCGCTCAATCCGAAACCGGCCTGCAAGGACTGCCCGGTCCATTGCTATCGTCCGCAAATGCGAGAGCGCATCCGCCAGGTGATGAAATTCAGTGGCATCCACTTTGTCAAACGGGGACGGCTGGATTGGTTGTGGCACGACTTCTTCTGA